From Deltaproteobacteria bacterium, the proteins below share one genomic window:
- a CDS encoding general secretion pathway protein GspK, with amino-acid sequence MKNERGIVLIIVMWAMLVLMVLAAELSVSSRIEGRTTNVYQQDTATYYLATAGIHRVMYRVLRAQQQGRNFLNMGIGGQFGQARGGGLGQAQGGQNTQGGEEEDVWLRADGRWKKEEFGAGGYWVRVIDEAGKINLNQVDEATLRQTFVNLGFDQETGELLTDTIQDWRDTDPLVRLHGAESDYYQSLPIPYPAKDGPFDSLDELLLIRGVTPALFYGREGTALQKIFTVYNGGGGSVNLLTANALVLRAVLGVDADAARNLVQRRAESTGANIGGLFPGGGVGRNMNFGIPQVVMIESVGYLKDTTLTRRVSAVVQRIGVNGFRFLRWQDRVENGDPVPTDGQ; translated from the coding sequence GAAAAATGAACGTGGGATTGTGCTCATTATCGTCATGTGGGCCATGCTGGTCCTCATGGTGCTGGCGGCTGAACTGTCGGTGAGTTCGCGAATTGAAGGGCGGACAACCAATGTCTACCAACAAGACACGGCAACCTATTACTTGGCGACGGCAGGAATACACCGTGTGATGTATCGCGTGCTTCGCGCCCAACAGCAGGGACGTAACTTTCTCAATATGGGGATCGGCGGACAGTTCGGACAAGCACGGGGAGGTGGTCTTGGACAAGCCCAAGGTGGCCAGAACACGCAGGGTGGAGAGGAGGAAGATGTCTGGCTTCGCGCTGATGGACGTTGGAAGAAAGAGGAATTCGGTGCTGGAGGCTATTGGGTGCGAGTAATCGATGAAGCCGGGAAGATTAACCTCAATCAAGTCGACGAGGCGACGCTACGGCAGACGTTTGTCAACCTTGGCTTCGATCAGGAAACCGGAGAATTACTCACTGACACCATTCAAGATTGGCGTGATACCGATCCATTAGTGCGACTCCACGGTGCGGAAAGTGATTACTATCAAAGCTTACCTATTCCCTATCCAGCCAAAGACGGACCATTTGATTCACTTGATGAGTTGCTGTTGATCCGTGGTGTGACGCCTGCCTTGTTCTACGGCAGAGAAGGCACAGCGTTACAGAAGATCTTTACTGTATACAATGGTGGCGGTGGTTCAGTGAACTTACTGACGGCGAATGCGCTGGTCCTTCGTGCCGTTCTTGGTGTTGATGCTGACGCAGCTCGGAACCTGGTACAACGCCGTGCCGAGTCGACGGGTGCGAATATTGGTGGCCTCTTTCCCGGCGGTGGTGTCGGGCGCAATATGAATTTTGGTATCCCACAGGTTGTGATGATCGAAAGTGTCGGCTATCTGAAGGATACAACCCTGACCCGCCGCGTCAGCGCGGTTGTGCAACGGATCGGAGTCAACGGATTCCGCTTCTTACGGTGGCAAGATCGCGTTGAGAATGGGGACCCGGTGCCGACTGACGGACAATAA